From the Desulfovibrio sp. JC010 genome, one window contains:
- a CDS encoding NifU family protein — protein sequence MHDKVEAALDKVRPLLQADGGNVELVEVTDKGIAKVRLQGACKGCPMSQITLRNAIERTLLKEIPALKGVEPAE from the coding sequence ATGCACGATAAAGTCGAAGCCGCTCTTGACAAGGTCAGACCCCTTCTTCAGGCTGACGGCGGTAACGTTGAACTCGTAGAGGTAACAGACAAAGGCATCGCCAAGGTGCGCTTACAGGGAGCCTGTAAAGGTTGCCCCATGTCCCAGATCACCTTGCGAAACGCAATTGAGCGCACCCTGCTCAAAGAGATTCCCGCTCTCAAAGGCGTCGAGCCTGCTGAATAG
- the gltX gene encoding glutamate--tRNA ligase: MAKTVTRFAPSPTGHLHIGGARTALFAWLLAKHDGGEFVLRIEDTDRERSKQEYTDAILDSMKWLGMDWNDDPVYQSDRFDLYNGYIDQLLDEGKAYWCDCTPEQVDAMREKAMKEKRKPKYDGSCREKNLGPGENRVVRFKAPLEGRTNFTDMIKGPISVENAEMDDMILRRSDGSPTYNLAVVVDDHTMGVTSVLRGDDHVNNTPRQILLYKALGWDVPKFGHVPMILGPDKKKLSKRHGALSVMEYEKMGYLPEAVVNYLVRLGWSHGDQEIFSREELIELFNTDHLGNSPSVFDTKKLDWVNSEYIKAKAPADLIPGMRTFLPEGVEAEDAYLEKIIPLLQPRSTNYKEMADMCDFFLVDSAALEYDEKAVEKVFKPEAVEILKELTARIAADEEYSHDSLEAVCKGFLEEKELKFKAIGQPVRLALCGRTQSPGGLYDLMLVLGKEETVARMNRAVTLV; this comes from the coding sequence ATGGCTAAGACTGTAACCAGATTCGCACCCAGCCCGACCGGGCACCTGCATATCGGCGGAGCACGCACCGCACTTTTCGCATGGCTGCTGGCCAAACACGATGGCGGGGAATTCGTCCTGCGCATCGAAGACACCGACCGCGAACGCTCCAAACAGGAATACACCGACGCCATCCTCGATTCCATGAAATGGCTGGGTATGGACTGGAACGACGATCCGGTCTACCAGAGCGACCGCTTCGACCTCTACAACGGTTACATTGACCAGTTGCTGGACGAAGGCAAAGCCTACTGGTGCGACTGCACTCCCGAACAGGTTGACGCCATGCGCGAAAAGGCCATGAAAGAAAAACGCAAACCCAAATACGACGGCTCCTGCCGCGAGAAAAATCTCGGTCCCGGCGAGAACAGGGTTGTACGTTTCAAGGCTCCGCTCGAAGGCCGTACAAATTTCACAGATATGATCAAAGGGCCCATCAGTGTTGAAAACGCTGAAATGGACGACATGATCCTGCGCCGCAGTGACGGTTCCCCCACCTACAACCTCGCAGTTGTGGTGGATGACCACACCATGGGCGTTACCAGCGTGCTGCGTGGAGATGACCATGTGAACAACACCCCGCGCCAGATCCTGCTTTACAAAGCTCTCGGCTGGGATGTGCCCAAATTCGGCCACGTGCCCATGATCCTCGGCCCGGACAAGAAAAAGCTTTCCAAACGTCACGGTGCCCTTTCCGTCATGGAATACGAAAAAATGGGCTACCTGCCTGAAGCTGTGGTCAACTACCTCGTACGCCTCGGCTGGTCCCACGGCGATCAGGAAATATTCTCCCGTGAAGAGCTGATCGAACTTTTCAACACCGACCATCTCGGAAATTCCCCGTCCGTATTCGACACCAAGAAGCTGGACTGGGTGAACAGCGAATACATCAAGGCCAAGGCTCCGGCGGACCTGATCCCCGGCATGCGCACTTTCCTGCCCGAAGGAGTGGAAGCTGAGGACGCATACCTTGAAAAGATCATCCCCCTGCTGCAGCCCCGCTCCACCAACTACAAGGAAATGGCCGACATGTGCGATTTCTTCCTCGTGGACAGTGCAGCACTGGAATACGATGAAAAGGCCGTGGAAAAAGTATTCAAGCCCGAAGCGGTGGAGATTCTCAAGGAACTCACCGCACGCATCGCGGCGGATGAAGAATACAGCCACGATTCCCTTGAAGCGGTCTGCAAAGGCTTTCTTGAAGAGAAGGAGCTGAAATTCAAAGCCATCGGACAGCCCGTACGCCTCGCGCTCTGCGGACGCACCCAGTCCCCCGGCGGACTCTACGATCTCATGCTCGTGCTCGGCAAAGAGGAAACCGTCGCCCGCATGAACCGCGCTGTTACTTTGGTATAG